In Flavobacterium gelatinilyticum, a genomic segment contains:
- the gdhA gene encoding NADP-specific glutamate dehydrogenase, with the protein MEQKINEFMALVESKNPNEPEFLQAVREFAETVIPFIAERKKYDGKNLLLRIAEPERSVIFRVPWVDDKGEIVVNRGFRIQMNSAIGPYKGGIRFHHTVNLSVLKFLAFEQVFKNSLTTLPMGGGKGGSDFDPEGKSDGEIMRFCQSFMTELCRHIGPDLDVPAGDIGVGAREIGYLFGQYKRIRNEFTGVLTGKGLAYGGSLIRPEATGYGVVYFTDQMLRTIGHEIKGKRVAISGFGNVAWGVALKVNELGGKLVTISGPDGYIYDEEGISGEKIDHMVEMRASGDNRAERYLEKYPNAVFHKGKSPWEVKVDIAIPCATQNELNGEDAKKLIDNGVLCVTEAANMPSTLDAIKLFLDNKVLFAPGKAANAGGVAASGLEMTQNSIRLNWTSEEVDLRLKEIMVGIHNQCKKYGAEEDGYVNYVKGANIAGFVKVADAMLAQGVV; encoded by the coding sequence ATGGAACAGAAAATAAATGAATTTATGGCTCTGGTTGAGTCAAAAAATCCAAACGAGCCAGAATTTCTTCAAGCAGTAAGAGAATTTGCAGAAACAGTAATTCCATTTATCGCTGAGAGAAAAAAATACGACGGAAAAAATTTACTATTGAGAATAGCCGAACCGGAAAGATCGGTGATTTTCAGAGTTCCGTGGGTAGATGATAAAGGCGAAATAGTTGTAAACAGAGGTTTTAGAATTCAAATGAATTCAGCAATTGGTCCGTACAAAGGCGGTATCAGATTTCATCATACTGTGAATTTATCAGTTTTAAAATTCCTGGCTTTCGAGCAAGTATTCAAAAATAGTTTGACAACACTGCCAATGGGAGGCGGAAAAGGAGGTTCTGATTTTGATCCTGAAGGAAAATCTGATGGAGAAATTATGCGTTTCTGCCAGTCGTTTATGACTGAATTATGCCGTCATATTGGTCCTGATCTTGACGTTCCTGCCGGAGATATCGGGGTAGGAGCCAGAGAAATCGGATACTTATTCGGGCAGTATAAAAGAATCAGAAATGAATTTACAGGAGTTTTAACCGGAAAAGGTCTTGCTTACGGTGGTTCATTAATCAGACCTGAAGCTACCGGTTACGGGGTGGTTTATTTTACAGACCAGATGCTTCGTACAATCGGACATGAAATTAAAGGCAAAAGAGTAGCGATTTCGGGATTTGGAAACGTTGCGTGGGGAGTAGCCTTAAAAGTAAATGAACTGGGAGGAAAACTTGTTACTATTTCAGGTCCTGATGGTTATATTTATGATGAAGAAGGGATCTCTGGCGAAAAAATCGATCATATGGTCGAAATGAGAGCAAGTGGAGATAACAGAGCAGAAAGATATTTAGAGAAATATCCAAATGCCGTATTCCATAAAGGAAAAAGCCCTTGGGAAGTAAAAGTAGATATCGCAATTCCGTGTGCAACTCAAAATGAGTTAAATGGAGAAGATGCAAAGAAATTAATTGATAATGGTGTTTTATGTGTAACAGAAGCCGCTAATATGCCTTCTACTCTGGATGCCATTAAATTATTCCTGGATAATAAAGTTCTTTTTGCTCCCGGAAAAGCAGCAAATGCAGGAGGTGTGGCAGCATCTGGATTAGAAATGACACAAAACTCTATTCGTTTAAACTGGACGAGCGAGGAAGTAGATCTAAGATTAAAAGAAATCATGGTTGGAATTCACAACCAGTGTAAAAAATACGGTGCAGAAGAAGATGGTTATGTTAACTACGTAAAAGGAGCGAACATTGCCGGATTTGTAAAAGTGGCCGATGCTATGCTTGCTCAGGGTGTAGTATAA